In Bacillus sp. DX3.1, the following proteins share a genomic window:
- a CDS encoding dynamin family protein has translation MTMEKQLIKKIYYETFLIDQATNQPLQILGEAYINEEMNEPSNLSNIRFAQGEFYYHHKDFETAIFKWEKVSNDLMPWAQKNIADAHFELGSLSIAEGIYTSIDGKDQTLTMEVFLQLLSLYIEQNRLELAFQIIKEAVSLQPDYPNITAIARAFYEKQQDWNNAIELAVQEGIRAETLQWFKILTNYVDQGFTKTIEPKYFYEALKVLYTIDQIQFKQLVSSLWNSYKSEPNYLVWLKTINHLFLHIEVDSYDTWDEISALYQDTYCELIAEQYLMKDLQDLIPDLLTNWFSLTKSDHSLFVSAAALAWNEISPSSIDTLIVKSAETLLSSSNYHTDDLENIAKLFESIISWAEKNDVELDNPFTRLVRELSDVKVQHLIVTGGCGNGKSSFINSILGEHILSDSLSTTIVFKDNTQTEITEFTDTEIRKTSNFNDFYEMMAIPRKAELEKRCIEFKLPCRFLSKNKFSFMVMPSLPDNNDKENTTFEYLHAADNLLYVLSASSPLTDEELDTLLHMREQVPDLQVNFILNKIDTIFSDEAASRIVNETETTVRTHFPNARVFPYSSLYESSQQLSDLTECITSNFSYRDIKKERMEKLLWFIQKTVKHLLNKRVELENLLAKSIRWNKHILVKLNGLINNLTAIEKDKVRVISESYRITKEEIIHDLTEQIPELLQSCSDLINEESDFKKIHEEVNTAMNERIQKHLQQVILPKFTHSIQEWIESTHNEFIHSQSYLDEMSETFNTLYEEERISLPCDFQLLDDWRRDVARMTNRIKVDEVNILLRFTPTQFFLKSAGKLFGNMQTNQAMLYKKYKHYIETEDYTDVTTTITKQFFLQFELFESALERDIMMFFKDPLSILKQTVEETHLEIHEDENALTKLKTNPEIYHDPLTLFELQLLQYKFMLNINTKRNGAASPSKVEIDEAPTI, from the coding sequence ATGACAATGGAAAAACAGTTAATAAAAAAGATATATTATGAAACTTTCTTAATAGACCAAGCTACCAATCAACCTCTTCAAATTCTTGGAGAAGCTTATATAAATGAAGAAATGAATGAGCCTTCTAACCTATCTAATATTCGCTTCGCACAAGGGGAATTTTATTATCATCATAAAGACTTTGAAACAGCTATTTTCAAATGGGAGAAAGTAAGTAACGACCTAATGCCATGGGCTCAAAAAAATATAGCAGATGCTCATTTTGAACTTGGCTCGCTTTCAATAGCAGAAGGAATCTATACATCGATTGACGGAAAAGATCAAACTCTTACGATGGAGGTTTTCTTACAACTCCTTTCTCTTTACATTGAACAAAATCGCTTAGAACTCGCTTTCCAAATCATTAAAGAAGCCGTTTCACTGCAACCAGACTATCCAAACATTACAGCAATCGCTCGTGCTTTTTATGAAAAACAACAGGATTGGAACAATGCCATTGAGCTCGCTGTTCAGGAAGGGATTCGAGCGGAAACATTACAGTGGTTTAAAATTCTAACAAACTATGTTGATCAAGGATTTACGAAAACAATTGAACCTAAATACTTTTATGAAGCACTAAAAGTGTTATATACGATTGATCAAATTCAATTTAAACAACTCGTCTCATCACTTTGGAATAGTTATAAGTCAGAACCAAACTATTTAGTATGGCTCAAAACAATTAATCATCTATTTTTACATATCGAAGTAGATTCCTATGATACATGGGATGAAATTTCAGCTCTTTATCAAGACACCTACTGTGAATTAATTGCAGAACAGTACTTGATGAAGGACTTACAGGATCTTATTCCAGACTTGTTAACAAATTGGTTTAGCTTAACGAAGTCAGATCATTCTTTATTTGTGTCTGCAGCAGCATTAGCTTGGAATGAGATTTCACCTTCCAGTATAGATACATTAATCGTAAAAAGTGCTGAAACTCTCCTTTCCAGCTCAAATTATCACACAGATGACTTAGAAAATATTGCAAAACTTTTTGAATCTATTATAAGTTGGGCCGAAAAGAATGACGTTGAATTGGACAATCCTTTCACACGGCTCGTTCGTGAACTTTCCGATGTAAAAGTGCAGCACCTGATTGTAACTGGGGGATGTGGAAATGGTAAGTCATCCTTTATTAACTCTATATTAGGAGAACATATATTAAGCGATTCACTTTCTACCACTATTGTTTTTAAAGATAATACCCAGACAGAAATTACTGAATTCACGGATACAGAGATAAGAAAGACTTCAAATTTCAATGATTTCTATGAAATGATGGCTATACCTCGAAAAGCAGAATTAGAGAAGAGATGCATTGAATTTAAACTACCGTGTAGATTTTTAAGTAAAAATAAATTTTCATTCATGGTTATGCCAAGCCTTCCTGACAATAACGATAAAGAAAATACAACATTTGAATATTTACATGCGGCTGATAACCTATTATATGTACTAAGTGCCTCTTCACCTTTAACTGATGAAGAACTTGATACGCTACTACACATGCGAGAACAGGTACCTGACCTACAAGTTAATTTTATTTTAAATAAGATCGATACTATTTTTAGCGATGAAGCAGCAAGTAGAATAGTAAATGAAACAGAAACTACCGTCCGTACACACTTTCCAAATGCACGAGTATTTCCTTATTCTTCTTTATATGAAAGTAGTCAACAACTAAGTGATTTGACTGAATGTATCACCTCTAATTTCAGTTATAGAGATATAAAGAAAGAACGTATGGAAAAACTATTATGGTTTATACAAAAAACAGTTAAGCATCTTTTAAATAAACGAGTAGAACTAGAAAATCTCTTAGCAAAATCTATCCGTTGGAATAAACATATTTTAGTGAAACTAAATGGTCTTATCAATAATCTTACTGCTATCGAAAAAGATAAAGTTCGTGTCATCTCAGAATCTTATCGTATAACTAAAGAAGAAATTATACATGATCTGACAGAACAAATTCCTGAGCTATTGCAAAGCTGTTCCGACTTAATTAATGAAGAGAGCGACTTTAAGAAAATTCACGAAGAAGTAAATACAGCAATGAATGAAAGAATTCAGAAGCATTTACAGCAAGTGATATTACCTAAGTTTACTCATTCTATTCAAGAGTGGATTGAATCGACTCATAATGAATTTATTCATAGTCAATCTTATTTAGATGAGATGAGCGAAACATTTAATACTTTATACGAAGAAGAGCGTATCAGTTTACCATGCGACTTCCAATTACTTGATGATTGGCGCCGCGATGTTGCTAGAATGACAAACCGGATAAAGGTTGATGAAGTAAACATTTTACTTCGATTTACACCAACACAATTTTTCCTTAAAAGTGCTGGAAAGTTATTCGGGAATATGCAAACAAATCAAGCAATGCTCTATAAGAAATACAAACACTATATAGAAACGGAAGACTATACAGATGTAACAACTACCATTACAAAACAGTTCTTCTTACAATTTGAATTATTTGAGAGTGCATTGGAACGTGATATTATGATGTTCTTTAAAGATCCTCTTAGTATATTAAAACAGACAGTAGAAGAAACACATCTCGAAATACACGAGGATGAAAATGCGTTAACGAAACTAAAAACAAACCCAGAAATTTATCATGACCCTTTAACACTTTTTGAATTACAACTACTGCAATATAAATTTATGCTGAATATAAATACAAAAAGAAACGGTGCGGCTTCCCCTTCAAAAGTAGAAATTGATGAGGCACCAACCATTTAA
- a CDS encoding DedA family protein — MEQHIGELIAHYGYFGIIIALAGGIVGLPIPDEFLLTFVGYNISRGNMSGSAAFLSGMAGALLGITLSYLLGLKLGLPVLKKYGPKVRITEQQIEKTHVLFEKYGPFLLMIGYFIPGVRHLTAYFAGMSNLTFWRFCLYAYIGAFIWISIFIGLGWKLGAKWRFVEHSLHHYGIWIFIISAVVVLIIWLYIRRQKKPLI, encoded by the coding sequence ATGGAACAACATATTGGTGAATTAATTGCACACTATGGATATTTCGGAATTATTATAGCTCTTGCTGGTGGTATCGTTGGTCTTCCGATACCGGACGAGTTCTTACTTACATTTGTTGGTTATAATATTTCGAGAGGGAATATGTCAGGTTCAGCTGCCTTTCTAAGCGGAATGGCTGGTGCGCTACTTGGGATTACATTAAGTTACCTACTTGGCTTGAAACTTGGATTGCCTGTGTTGAAAAAGTATGGTCCAAAGGTGCGAATTACAGAACAACAAATTGAAAAAACACATGTTTTATTTGAAAAATATGGTCCTTTTTTATTAATGATTGGATACTTTATACCAGGAGTTCGTCATTTGACAGCGTACTTTGCTGGCATGTCAAATTTAACATTTTGGAGATTTTGTCTATATGCATACATTGGTGCTTTCATTTGGATTAGTATTTTTATTGGGCTTGGTTGGAAGCTTGGAGCGAAATGGCGCTTTGTTGAACATAGTTTGCATCATTATGGGATATGGATATTCATTATTTCGGCAGTGGTCGTGTTAATTATATGGCTGTACATAAGAAGACAAAAAAAACCGCTAATATAA
- a CDS encoding EamA family transporter codes for MSSWLLFALLSAIAAALVSIFGKIGLDGIDANVATTVRSIIMALFMIGVIMIQGKFQNIGDVLMNKKALLFITLSGVAGASSWLFYFLALKTGKVSQVAPVDKSSVVLSIILAMIILGEKLNFMTGMGVVCITAGVLFIAFS; via the coding sequence ATGAGTTCATGGCTATTATTCGCATTATTATCAGCAATTGCTGCAGCACTTGTATCTATTTTTGGAAAAATCGGTTTAGACGGAATTGATGCCAATGTTGCAACAACTGTCCGTTCCATCATCATGGCACTATTCATGATCGGGGTTATTATGATACAAGGGAAGTTTCAAAATATTGGTGACGTCCTAATGAATAAAAAAGCACTGCTATTTATTACTTTAAGTGGTGTAGCTGGTGCTTCATCTTGGTTATTTTATTTTCTTGCCTTAAAAACAGGAAAGGTTTCACAAGTAGCTCCTGTAGATAAGTCAAGTGTCGTACTCTCCATTATTCTTGCGATGATTATATTAGGAGAAAAATTAAACTTCATGACTGGAATGGGTGTTGTATGTATTACAGCTGGCGTTCTATTTATTGCTTTCAGCTAA
- a CDS encoding BH0509 family protein, whose product MKREERKNMIEFIEKKKGIERDELLFMTDDEVEHIYNVTYFLYEEIAE is encoded by the coding sequence ATGAAAAGAGAAGAACGGAAGAATATGATTGAGTTTATCGAAAAGAAAAAAGGAATTGAGCGCGACGAACTATTATTCATGACAGATGATGAAGTGGAGCATATTTATAATGTAACGTACTTTCTATACGAAGAAATTGCAGAATAG
- a CDS encoding pyridoxamine 5'-phosphate oxidase family protein gives MHLKEKIAVIIEGQRTGVLATVRENKPHSSFMMFFHEDFVLYVATDRKSKKLSDIEQNPNVHVLLGNEGKKWDEDYIEVEGTASIEEDPTLKSKFWTNSLKRWLLGAEDPNYVLIKINPNTIYYIDSAGATEPEFLRL, from the coding sequence ATGCATTTAAAAGAAAAAATTGCGGTCATCATTGAGGGACAAAGAACAGGCGTACTAGCTACCGTTCGTGAGAATAAACCCCACAGCTCTTTTATGATGTTTTTTCATGAAGATTTTGTATTATACGTAGCAACAGATCGTAAATCCAAAAAACTATCGGATATTGAGCAAAACCCAAATGTACATGTGTTACTTGGAAATGAAGGAAAAAAATGGGATGAAGATTATATTGAAGTGGAAGGCACCGCTTCTATTGAAGAAGATCCAACATTAAAAAGTAAATTTTGGACTAACAGCTTAAAACGCTGGCTACTTGGTGCTGAAGATCCAAACTATGTACTTATAAAAATTAATCCAAATACAATTTACTACATCGATAGTGCTGGTGCGACGGAACCGGAGTTTTTGCGACTATAA
- the cax gene encoding calcium/proton exchanger, producing MFNKIFLILVLIGVPLSVLGKTLHWPQTLMFAVYCITIIALAGFMGRATESLAIVSGPRIGGLLNATFGNAVELIISIFALQAGLTEVVLASLTGSVLGNLLLVGGLSFFVGGLKYKRQSFNVYDARHNSALLIFAVVVAFVIPEVFSMKMNIEKTYQLSIGISIIMIIMYLAALLFKLVTHRGVYQHKSDEVEHEEEPEWSKGKALLILAIATLAVAYVSEALVHTFEIVAKSFGWSELFIGVIIVAIVGNAAEHASAIIMAYKNKVNIAVEIAVGSTLQIAMFVAPVLVLLSMFFTVKMPLVFTMPELVAMVTAVFLTIAISNDGDTNWFEGGTLLAAYFIMGIGFYLL from the coding sequence ATGTTCAATAAAATTTTTTTAATACTTGTACTTATTGGAGTCCCGCTTTCTGTACTTGGAAAAACGTTACATTGGCCGCAGACGCTTATGTTCGCCGTATATTGCATTACAATTATTGCTCTTGCTGGATTTATGGGGCGAGCAACAGAAAGTTTAGCAATCGTGTCTGGACCACGAATTGGTGGGTTATTAAATGCGACGTTTGGGAACGCGGTTGAACTTATTATTTCAATTTTTGCATTGCAAGCAGGATTAACAGAGGTGGTACTTGCCTCATTAACTGGTTCTGTACTTGGAAACTTATTGCTAGTTGGGGGTCTTTCCTTTTTTGTAGGAGGGCTTAAGTATAAACGACAAAGTTTCAATGTTTATGATGCAAGGCATAATTCCGCATTATTGATATTTGCAGTTGTGGTAGCGTTTGTTATTCCAGAAGTCTTTTCGATGAAAATGAATATAGAGAAAACATACCAATTAAGTATTGGCATTTCGATTATCATGATTATCATGTATTTAGCAGCACTGCTTTTTAAACTCGTCACGCATCGCGGCGTATATCAGCATAAAAGTGATGAGGTAGAGCATGAGGAAGAGCCGGAATGGTCAAAAGGAAAAGCATTGCTTATTTTAGCAATTGCAACGCTGGCAGTTGCCTATGTATCAGAGGCACTTGTTCATACATTTGAAATAGTTGCGAAATCATTTGGATGGTCGGAATTATTCATTGGGGTAATCATTGTTGCCATTGTCGGCAATGCAGCTGAGCATGCATCCGCAATTATTATGGCATATAAGAATAAGGTGAATATTGCAGTTGAAATTGCGGTTGGCTCTACATTACAGATAGCTATGTTTGTTGCTCCTGTACTCGTATTACTTTCGATGTTTTTCACAGTAAAAATGCCGCTTGTATTTACAATGCCAGAACTCGTGGCGATGGTCACAGCTGTTTTTTTAACAATTGCGATTTCAAACGATGGGGATACGAACTGGTTTGAAGGAGGAACATTATTGGCTGCTTATTTTATTATGGGGATTGGCTTCTATTTGTTATAA
- a CDS encoding YfkD famly protein, translating to MKRVYSICLSTMASLILLFPCSSFAKTTVNVKMPSSVLNISKDNTYPNVEQDLPRLQPSKLAKELLKTSSIRIENPDLIRMFNETSISNAPLAVGYRAKIYLGQWPLNYESIETTMNWEYKQVSRNVYDNRGIERYYPLRYKQESQKIVEGGLTAYIKDAEDVKKMMLLQAMEKVQLPLSFKTIIGYGTGNARVYNISPKQLGYLYAYTPAVNEKGKVTFGEVYLVLKGNQKRLLIKNITSQGIGASIPIQDHLSFKFISSSQPQ from the coding sequence GTGAAACGAGTATACAGCATATGTCTTTCAACTATGGCCTCGTTGATCTTATTATTTCCTTGCAGCAGTTTTGCAAAGACAACGGTAAATGTAAAAATGCCTTCATCTGTTTTAAATATTTCAAAGGATAATACGTATCCAAATGTGGAGCAGGATTTGCCGCGTTTACAGCCAAGTAAGCTCGCGAAAGAATTACTTAAAACATCATCAATCCGCATTGAAAATCCAGATTTAATTCGGATGTTCAATGAAACGTCGATTTCAAATGCACCGCTTGCAGTGGGGTATAGGGCAAAAATTTATTTAGGACAGTGGCCTTTAAACTATGAATCAATAGAGACAACAATGAATTGGGAGTATAAACAGGTAAGCCGTAATGTTTATGACAACCGAGGAATAGAACGATATTATCCGCTTCGTTACAAACAGGAATCACAGAAAATAGTCGAAGGTGGTTTAACTGCCTATATTAAAGATGCAGAAGATGTGAAAAAAATGATGTTGTTACAGGCAATGGAGAAAGTACAGTTGCCGCTTTCTTTTAAAACAATTATCGGTTACGGTACTGGGAATGCACGTGTATACAATATTAGTCCAAAACAACTTGGATATTTATATGCGTATACACCAGCGGTAAATGAAAAAGGAAAAGTTACATTTGGAGAAGTATATCTTGTTTTAAAAGGGAATCAAAAGAGGCTTCTCATTAAAAATATTACTTCACAAGGAATTGGGGCCTCTATTCCAATTCAGGATCATTTGTCCTTTAAATTTATATCTTCATCTCAGCCACAATAA